The Glycine max cultivar Williams 82 chromosome 12, Glycine_max_v4.0, whole genome shotgun sequence genome window below encodes:
- the LOC100797984 gene encoding probable glucuronoxylan glucuronosyltransferase IRX7, whose translation MSEQKKPPQSRVFYVRMKLLHKQGNKPQQDKNNNCFHTYYKWVLWFSFSLYFFTSYLITSNPNNTPTSADTSHVSNSESNVVSPTLVESTTNTLGVLKNMKVFVYELPPKYNTDWLANERCSSHLFASEVAIHRALLTSEVRTFDPYEADFFFVPVYVSCNFSAVNDFPAIGHARTLISSAVNLVSTEYPFWNRSRGSDHVFVASHDFGACFHTLEDVAMADGIPIILKNSIVLQTFGVIHQHPCQEVENVVIPPYVSPESVRSTLEKFPVTGRRDIFAFFRGKMEVHPKNVSRRFYSKRVRTEIWRKFNGDRRFYLQRHRFAGYQLEIARSVFCLCPLGWAPWSPRLVESVALGCVPVVIADGIQLPFSSAVRWSEISLSVAERDVGKLGKILERVAATNLSVIQRNLWDPRTRRALLFNNNKVQEGDATWQVLVSLSEKLGRSQRRSSVAGQLKSDT comes from the exons atgtCAGAGCAGAAGAAACCCCCCCAAAGCAGAGTTTTCTATGTTAGAATGAAGCTCCTGCACAAACAAGGGAACAAGCCTCagcaagacaaaaacaacaactGCTTTCACACATATTACAAATGGGTTCTCtggttttctttctccctctatTTCTTCACTTCCTATCTCATCACTAGCAACCCCAACAACACACCAACCTCTGCAGACACATCCCATGTCTCAAACTCCGAATCCAACGTTGTCTCTCCTACCCTTGTCGAATCTACTACGAACACTCTAG GGGTGCTGAAGAATATGAAGGTGTTCGTGTACGAGCTTCCTCCAAAGTACAACACCGATTGGCTTGCGAACGAGAGGTGTAGCAGTCATTTATTCGCTTCGGAAGTTGCTATTCACAGGGCACTGTTAACGAGCGAGGTTCGCACGTTTGACCCATACGAAGCTGATTTCTTCTTCGTCCCAGTTTACGTGTCTTGCAACTTCAGCGCCGTCAACGACTTCCCGGCGATTGGCCACGCGCGAACTCTTATATCCTCCGCCGTCAACCTCGTCTCCACCGAATACCCATTCTGGAACCGCAGCAGAGGATCCGACCACGTCTTCGTCGCTTCGCACGACTTCGGCGCGTGCTTTCACACcctg gaGGACGTGGCTATGGCTGATGGAATACCGATAATCTTGAAGAACTCGATAGTGTTGCAGACATTCGGCGTCATTCACCAGCATCCGTGTCAAGAGGTTGAGAATGTGGTGATACCGCCTTACGTTTCGCCGGAAAGTGTAAGGAGTACGCTGGAAAAGTTTCCGGTGACCGGACGGCGAGACATTTTTGCTTTTTTCCGAGGGAAAATGGAAGTCCATCCTAAAAATGTCAGCCGACGGTTTTACAGCAA GCGAGTGAGGACGGAGATATGGCGGAAGTTCAACGGTGACCGGAGGTTTTACCTGCAGAGACATAGGTTTGCCGGTTACCAGTTGGAAATTGCACGGTCGGTGTTTTGTTTGTGTCCGTTAGGGTGGGCTCCGTGGAGTCCGAGGTTGGTGGAGTCGGTTGCGTTGGGTTGTGTGCCGGTTGTGATTGCGGATGGGATACAGTTGCCGTTTTCCTCCGCCGTGCGGTGGTCGGAGATATCGTTGAGCGTGGCGGAGAGGGACGTGGGGAAGTTGGGGAAGATTCTGGAGCGAGTGGCGGCGACGAACCTGAGTGTCATTCAGAGGAACCTGTGGGACCCACGGACAAGGCGGGCCCTtcttttcaacaacaacaaggtGCAAGAAGGGGACGCCACGTGGCAAGTTCTGGTTAGTTTGAGTGAGAAGCTAGGTAGGTCGCAGCGAAGGTCTTCGGTTGCTGGCCAATTGAAGAGTGACACGTAA